Part of the Amblyomma americanum isolate KBUSLIRL-KWMA chromosome 7, ASM5285725v1, whole genome shotgun sequence genome, GCAGTGTTTTTGTAACCGAAGGGCTTGAGTCTCTGTGCGCGAGAAATGTTTGCAATGTGAGTGAAAGACGAAGGCCCTCCGTTGCTACCTCTTTTACCGTCGAGCGATGACGCTGATCTACCGAAATCCTGACGGGCTGATAGGCACAGGCAACCGGTTGCGGCTCACCTCTTTGTTGCGTCTCCGCGACCCAGAAACCGTCGCCCTCCTTTCTGCCGCGACGGCCGCTGTAGCCCCTCCTGTCTTAGACCGCAGGCTGGGTGTATGTCTGAGGTCCGAGAACTTCGCGCTTTAGAGTCCGAGTGCGTTTAGGGAGGCACGCTGGCTACCGCGGCTGCCCGCGACAAACTAAATGCTAACCAGGCCAGCGCGCCACTCGAAACACTTGGCGCGACAGGCAACGTACGTGTTTCCTTCTCGCAACTGTTTTTCATGGACGACTGAGCGCTCCTGCACCGGCCCTCTCCGAGAAGCGTTTGGGTGCAGGtcggctggaaacgctgattggtcgatgggatgcgcttctccgtgacgtttttctgcttgtccctcgttctcaaccggatgtggggtcgccgcgcgtctctcggcctgtccctagacggtctagggaatcgctaggtccggccgtccgccgtgcttgcgtggtgcgcgggcattcgcttcgtgaacctaggcggcggcgggctcgtttcgggagctgtccaggtatggcttttttgcgtggtgcgctcgtcggcgacagccagctgaaatttctgtgcagttctcgcttacggctttcgccgttagtgagaacatgcactttcagctttagcggccacgacgcaatcagcctagctgaaatGATTCGAGAGACACGCTTTCGGCACGCCGATTTTGTTGTCCTATATGTTGGCGGCAACGATCTCGACAGAGCggatgacccgcgagaaatcgccagccacataaaggtacgcattttatctcaaatttcgcttccagccacataaaggtaggcattttatctcaaatttcgcttcatgaagtgctgtaccgcttacctacatgtcttgcgcattccaggacctcgttttgctgctgcaggagaacgtggccagtgtcgtgctggtcttcaaagtcttgccacgccatttcgatgagccacgtaaggcgcaatttgaggaccgccggcgtcgccagctgaaccgccgtctgtcagccacgctgaagcgcttgtcgggcgtgcacattctcaaccccgaggtaagggttgaacaacattttcgcaagttttctcgagcagaactcaccaaattgcggcgcttgtaacgtaactttttttgcagcatcgtttcctggatgcttctggcaagccgatgctgtccttgtttgccgcagaccgatatcacgtggcgagagaccggggcatcgaccagatgtcaaagattatcgtcgcggccctcgtcaagatctacggaccagggatagcgtcggcttcaagggcaagaccaggagaggtgtacgtcgtgcaccggtgtcgtcggtgcggagccaaagggcacaagacggaccactgctgggcctactgctcaccgcgccgccacgccgctgcaggtcgcggttgaagtgctcctgcaaacggccctttttagggccacctcattgtttcctggcagatcgcgagcgtcccgtttcgtgcccgtattccctctctgtcgaaatcgacgccagacatcaaaatcgcgcggtgtgagctagtaaatcgctggtagagacaaaaactcgtgcttgtatacagacttacccgtCTCCAGTGCGCCTtggtttatttccgtaggcactactcgcgctttgtagaaatcgacgccagccgcgaaattttacatgttagacctcgctacagcattagcgcagcgtgccttcgtctcgtGACGTCcgaacttttatgcagcgcacctttgtttgctcgttacttttgttcttttcagtcgtttcctgaatccgtccaaagagccgggctaaatggatgattatggaaccacatggcgattgcactgcatacagcacgactttggtccctgtgtttaaataaaaacatcagatgtcgaaggtcatggtcgtgtccaaggatggcttccacagctggggcctaaccatagggaccgcacacgctttgtcgttgccaagtggagaggcccaagatggctggcatccttaataaagatcccttctcggggcctccctcctttgaacaggatcctttcggagatctgagccaactcagatcaggatacccggcttctttcagcctctctacctgccccaggaagctagcctccgctctgtgtgtacaggatttcccaagagctcttttaagcatgaagtcgctatacccgccttgacgagtgtggaatgcccctaactgacgttcaagagaggttttttttttttgtcctagggtgatattcccaacagaccctgctctctagataatggatcctgaggtataaaaacttttttttttatggcgcaagggcatctatggccaaatacgccttgacacaaggtattttctttttctcaaggtggggtcaaagacccatttcccaagcatttcaccctaaataagccgagcaccagaccagggaaaagcttgtacccattgtatccccggtgggtacccggcggcactggggatcgaaccccgcacctcccgcatgcgaggcggatgctcaaccacttggccaccgctgcggtcggtctaaaaactgtGGGGCagctgagctgggtagttcgaaggtgaatcTGAGGCCACCacctgtatctttgaagattttgacgacgtccggaactgccctgggagagttcgacttaagaatgattaaaaaatcatcgacataactgaacacttttagcgcgaggtcagcaagattttgtgccagttcttgatccatcctgctcaagtaaatatcgctcaaaacgggtgccacacgggagccgatgcacacacccgatttttggacgtacaccttttcgccccgcccaacaacggttgactctaggtaaaatgatagcagctccaggaaactttctatggaaacccccgcaccccgccacgaacaccaactcgtcattgtcttttacaatgcagtctttcactctcttcatgagctgagcatggggtagcgaataaaataagtcctccacatcgatgctgaaggtagagtactttttcttatccagcccagacaggtacttagccacacttgcggaattgttcaccaagaaaggatccgaaagcttgagtgagctcaaatgtcgctgtagaaatcccgacacaacatgctgccaagtgttgcgctcggatatgattgtcctgaacgttcagggaatggaatttcacaccggctcaaaaaagttggggcgagatacggggcggacgtgattttcatggcaaagaataagctttcaaggatttgtagtgctgtgcgaaagaagctcgagcctgagagaaatcgtgctggagctgagtgctcgatagcgcacagacagaaaaccaggctcacagagtgtaagactggagtcgtatacgaagtccccctctcgtgtgggaagaagtacatcggccagacgggtcgatgtattaacgagatgttagcagagcatcgcaggtcgttgaagggcgcaccttcctctaatctcgccttgcactgcaaagagtgcaaagattgcttcccacgattgaacaagaccagcgtcttgtttaaacacagggatcaggtttgcagggagttggtggaagcgtaccaggtcaagaaggaatcagatgactgtgtagcatcaccatctgtaggcctcattgatggggagataccttttttgcgcagtttctttagcgcaagcaggcggtgtggagcgctagcttggcaggagtGTGCCTGTGTGTTCgctgtttgttttgtatcttgtctctgacgatgcggagattacttttaggttgtgatcagtggcatcacgttacatgtgccaagatggtgtgtgatagggtttgcgcttttgggtttttagcatgtttttcgcgggatgaagatgcatatataggccttttttccttgaataaaaaatcggttgatagtctgcgctcgtgtcgtgccttcttgttctctggcttcgtttctttgcgcggttaaacatgatacatacccagctccagtgcgcctttgtttatctccgtagcgactacttgcgctttgtggaaatccacgccagccatgaaaatttacatattagacctcgctacagcattatcccagcgcagcgcgccttcgtttctttgcgttctaacttttatgcagcgcacctttgtttgctcgttacttttgttcttttcagtcgtttcctgaatccgtccaaagagccgggctaggtggatgattatggaaccacatggcgatcgcactgcatacagcacgactttggtccctgtgtttttaaataaaaacatcagatgtcgaaggtcatggtcgtgtccgaggatggcttccacagctggggcctaaccatagggaccgcacacgctgtgtcgtcgttgccaagtgaagaggcccaagatggctgtcatccttaataaagatcccttctcggggccgctttagtgtttcctggcagatcacgcgctttccaccctgtgcacatgttctcatttccaattaaaaaggtccttcaaaccctgcagtaggcttgaattagcaactgctaataacaagatgttgcatggtacttgagaaacaatagcggctacaatgatcaaggtgaagaagggctgcgagttacacggaaataaaaaatggttgggggtgcccacataacaagctggaatggttggacaggactcctagttaattgcatttggaagagaaagacaaggtttaattttgcagtgtaagcttgcttctcttgaccccatgaaaaaaaaaggatgcctctgggaaactatttgcggaatttccgcccccccgccccccgattcagaaggggaaggggggggggggtgacggccttttctttgtcgggctcggcgcgacgcacgatggacaagacggcgaaaggaagggggctgtcagtgacgcatgctctgcgctgtcattaggacgagctgcccggcctctccgcggcagctcccctttgaacccccgcctgttcaatcggaggcgggcgacggcggggtggtgctgaaaaggagcgcccttggggtcaagtgccccccccccccccccccccccatagagacagagacggccgagcgctttgaatctcgcgtattgttcgcgcccgaaccgaacaagacgcggcgcgcggctgagaccaatgtgagtcaaaccaggtccagatgtggcggtggccagccggtttaccggcttcgggctaagccgcgcgcgagcaacgcgcaattcccctggaaggtcaagacaagcggtcatgcgggcacagcgaaagcgcctcgcgacagacgatctggcgacacagctaattgaatacagcgggagcggccgatcgtcagcgaaaatcagtcgcacgtgtgcgcgcgatatgcagatatgcagctagtggtgctcttgtagcgtgtttcgtctttgttattgtttgcataggtcgtgatcgcttatgcatctttttcgaacctcaaacgtagtacttgcccagaagatggcacgatcaaaaatggcagatgggaaatggggcaaaaagagaacattaaaaaaataatcgcttcactagcaagaaggacagtggtaaaccggcacgataaagcgcaagcttcacgaaacctggtgagaggatcggtggtgaatccttcgatgtagacggctcaagtacaactggctacgtctcatcgacttttctctaccctgcagcttcatgcaagatgttgctgtgaacaacatatctaatgcacgtgcagcaggggattcctcctttctgttttgttcatacgcttcgatcagtgatttgatgctcccctgctccacgtgttttataaatactgtcggaaatcgtactcgaatataacaacttcgaattcatcaatcaacactattcacaaattaacggcacagccatgggtacaaggatggcccacacctacgtcaacatctatatgcatagtaataagtaaatttttgaaagattgtcccattaagcccaccctatacaaacgctacttggttgacatctttttaatttggactgacacacctcgtccacaccaacatatctttcacttacacgtgcgcccacaccacaattaacttcctagatgttgagattttggtaaacgaaagctcactcaccaccagtgtatatagaaaaccgacggaccgtcaacaatacgtacacttccaaagctgccatcctcgtcactctaaaacaagcatcccatactctcaggcacatcgatctaaaggaatatgttcccaagatgaagacttcgtaaaaaattccaaacgcatgcaagaagtcctcattaagcagcgatacccgtcgccattgccgacgatgccattcaaaggacatctaaacccaaccgagagcaaatactggagtgacgtcgatacagcgagcaaacagaccatcaggcaaatctcgtacttcccttcaccagtaacccagccgcctaacgtacgtaaacaaaatcttcaaaaaaacatttcaacattctcaatcaaagcgagctagcgcctcgccaaaattttcactgctctccctcatgcagtctacagacgaccgaaaaacattcgaaacattctaatacactcagtcacataaagagccggttttggggtgtcgaccttgtggaaaaagtagattccaggtctgcaaacacattacaaacatcaagctgtgaaataagcacagcttcaggattcaaatggaaaattaatgacaactctgattgggatttctgcaacgtaatatacctcctaggatgcagtgtgtgcagtacgcagtacattgggcagaccattatctttatacgaattcgctttaataaccaccgcgcgcatattttatccctacctcttgttaaaacacatatattaatgagaaaaacgacccatttgatgcaattaagttaacagtcctacagggtgggttccacaacaaagagatctcgagcaacgcgagtcgtactttatttacaaatttaataattcctcacggcattattgaaagtccgggtgtattgacctccatcgccccttgcagagccaatgctgaccttaggaattccggcgcgacaaacctcggtcgtttgtcgccagcgccatctttttcaagcttcgctgcccgcttacacaaagctttgaattcatcccccacccctgtcttgccagttcgacgcaccaccttgccgagcggggtgcaattgaagaaccaagaacccttgatgggcacaaaagaaaaataccagaaaaaggagaaagaaataaagagaaaaagaaaaacgctttgtcccctgccgcccagcgagcttgcgcgggaggccagcccgggggaaaaaaggaataacgaggggagggagggcatccgggccctcaaagcaacaataacagactttggcggagtcccggagcagataagaatcatagatgcatgtactgcccgtgccgccggccaaaacgagcaaacaaataaacaataaattcagacagggcaggagacgttccaggagcgtcttcggtacaaatagtgaaggcggaatcagcggcgcagttagcttaactacacacacgtgcactgtgcatgaaacacacacaaaagaaaaagaaaaaaggcggcaaaacatacgagttcgcgaaagtgtcctgtgggggggggtaaaggtgaatggcaggagcatttaatcaagggttcttggttcttcaattgcaccccgctcgacaaggtggtacgtcgaactgggaagacaggggtgggggatgaattaagagctttgtgtaagcggacgggcagcgccAACTACACGAACTGCGACCTTGTTCTACCTTATATTATGTACACCTACAACACTGCTACTCGATGCACGATTGGTTcctccccattttttctgctcAACAGCCCGCATCCGTCCGCTCCCATCGACAGAGCTCTCACATAATGCCCTACCTCATCTGTGTGTACAGCTCTTTCTGAAGCTGCGCAGCACACAGAACACTGCCTCCAGATTTTACAGTCGCTCACGGGAAACACTCAGGGACGCGAAAAAAACTGCCATGACGAAGGTTAGCTTTATCTGGATTTCCGACTCGGCTCACTCGTCGGGCTATGGATCTCTTCCCTGCTCCCTGCCTGCTAAAGGAAGTTCTTTTAGAAATACCTTGGTCCATACCGCATCCTGGAGCACACATCCGCAGTCACCTATATTACTCAGCCCCTCGCGCCGTCTCCCGATCCCGCTGACGT contains:
- the LOC144097355 gene encoding uncharacterized protein LOC144097355; the encoded protein is MAFLRGALVGDSQLKFLCSSRLRLSPLVRTCTFSFSGHDAISLAEMIRETRFRHADFVVLYVGGNDLDRADDPREIASHIKDLVLLLQENVASVVLVFKVLPRHFDEPRKAQFEDRRRRQLNRRLSATLKRLSGVHILNPEHRFLDASGKPMLSLFAADRYHVARDRGIDQMSKIIVAALVKIYGPGIASASRARPGEVYVVHRCRRCGAKGHKTDHCWAYCSPRRHAAAGRG